Proteins encoded in a region of the Tripterygium wilfordii isolate XIE 37 chromosome 21, ASM1340144v1, whole genome shotgun sequence genome:
- the LOC119989789 gene encoding sucrose transport protein SUC3-like isoform X2 yields MAGKSDSFSIRVPYRNLKEDVEVEMVGVDEPAHRVELKSASSSPTSSSYRVGGDASDSSSPIPIRSKPCGMMTLILSCMIAAGVQFGWALQLSLLTPYIQTLGIGHAFSSFIWLCGPITGLVVQPCVGIWSDKCTSKYGRRRPFILAGSLMISVAVIIIGFSADIGYILGDTKEHCSKFKGTRTRAAFVFVIGFWMLDLANNTVQGPARALLADLSGPDQRNSANAVFCSWMAVGNILGFSAGASGNWHRWFPFLKSGACCEACGNLKAAFLLAVVFLALCTLVTIYFAEEVPLTVNQPNRLLDSAPLLGGPQENELSTLKPNGQVVANVNGNNSDDGNEQDINSKHINPKTEPNKNEGFNDGPGAVLVNFLTSLRHLPPAMHSVLIVMALTWLSWFPFFLFDTDWMGREVYHGDPKGDSYQEDLYNQGVREGAFGLLLNSVVLGISSFFIEPMCQRIGSRLVWAMSNFVVFACMAGTAIISLISVNDYSEKIEHVIEGNQAIKIASLVVFALLGFPLAITYSVPFSVTAELTADSGGGQGLAIGVLNLAIVVPQMIVSLGAGPWDALFGGGNIPAFVLASFSAFAAGVIATLKLPNLSSNSFKSSGFHFG; encoded by the exons ATGGCGGGTAAGAGTGACTCCTTCTCGATCCGGGTGCCGTACAGGAACTTGAAGGAAGATGTGGAGGTGGAAATGGTTGGTGTCGACGAGCCTGCCCATCGGGTTGAGCTTAAATCTGCTTCTTCTTCACCGACTTCGTCGAGTTACAGGGTTGGAGGTGACGCGTCTGACTCCTCTTCGCCAATTCCAATCAGATCGAAGCCATGTGGTATGATGACTCTCATTCTAAGTTGTATGATAGCCGCCGGGGTTCAATTCGGTTGGGCCTTGCAGTTATCTCTTCTAACTCCTTACATTCAG ACACTTGGGATAGGGCATGCgttttcttcatttatttggCTTTGTGGTCCTATTACAGGCCTTGTG GTCCAACCATGTGTTGGTATCTGGAGTGACAAATGCACTTCGAAATATGGAAGGAGGCGGCCATTTATTCTTGCAGGATCTCTAATGATCTCAGTGGCT GTGATAATTATCGGATTTTCTGCAGACATTGGATACATATTAGGGGATACAAAAGAGCATTGCAG CAAATTCAAAGGTACCCGAACAAGGGCTGCATTTGTATttgttattgggttttggatgcttgatcttgCAAACAATACAGTGCAG GGACCAGCTCGTGCTCTTCTGGCTGATCTTTCAG GCCCAGATCAACGGAATTCTGCAAATGCTGTTTTTTGCTCATGGATGGCTGTTGGAAACATCCTTGGATTTTCTGCTGGTGCCAGTGGAAATTGGCACAG ATGGTTTCCTTTCCTGAAGAGCGGAGCTTGCTGTGAAGCTTGCGGAAATCTAAAAGCAGCCTTTCTTCTTGCTGTG GTATTCCTTGCACTCTGCACACTTGTGACTATATATTTCGCTGAGGAGGTTCCGCTAACTGTAAATCAGCCTAATCGTCTATTGGATTCTGCTCCTTTATTGGGTGGTCCACAAGAAAATGAACTCTCAACATTAAAGCCCAACGGCCAAGTCGTTGCCAATGTGAATGGAAACAATAGTGATGATGGCAATGAACAGGATATTAATTCAAAGCACATAAATCCAAAAACTGAGCCCAACAAAAATGAAGGTTTCAACGACGGTCCTGGAGCCGTATTGGTAAATTTTTTGACCAGTTTAAGGCACTTACCACCTGCAATGCACTCGGTGCTCATCGTTATGGCTCTTACTTGG TTGTCCTGGTTCCCCTTCTTTCTATTTGATACTGATTGGATGGGACGAGAAGTTTATCATGGGGATCCAAAGGGGGATAGCTATCAAGAAGATTTGTACAATCAGGGAGTTAGAGAAGGTGCATTTGGTTTGCTGTTGAATTCA GTTGTTCTTGGCATTAGCTCTTTTTTCATTGAGCCCATGTGTCAACGGATTGGTTCAAGACTCGTATGGGCGATGAGCAATTTTGTAGTTTTTGCTTGTATGGCAGGAACCGCAATCATTAGTTTGATTTCTGTGAATGATTATTCTGAGAAGATTGAACATGTAATTGAAGGGAATCAAGCAATCAAGATTGCTTCCTTGGTTGTTTTCGCTCTTCTCGGTTTTCCTCTTGCT ATTACTTATAGTGTCCCCTTTTCTGTCACAGCAGAATTGACTGCTGACTCAGGCGGTGGCCAAG GATTGGCTATTGGTGTTCTGAATCTTGCGATTGTTGTTCCTCAG ATGATTGTGTCCCTTGGTGCGGGTCCATGGGATGCTTTATTTGGTGGAGGAAATATACCGGCCTTTGTTTTGGCTTCCTTCAGTGCATTTGCAGCTGGTGTTATTGCAACCCTCAAGCTGCCCAATCTGTCGAGCAATTCTTTCAAGTCATCTGGTTTTCATTTTGGCTGA
- the LOC119988427 gene encoding protein GRAVITROPIC IN THE LIGHT 1-like has protein sequence MDYVKPSAVTPAKSKLARTFAKVLHLRTATGLCPDDGVQKVKLHEKFKEEKNETKNTDSQPQSFDENDEEFQKRLAFEALLARLFASIASVKASYAQLQYAQCPYDSEGIQAADELVVSELKNLSELKQCYVKKLFDPSPESTILLAEIQEQKSVAKTYEIMGKKLESQSKLKDSEITYLQEKLEESNRHNRLLEKRLNQSGQLSMLDNLHQSRLSPSHFVTVLRHATKSIRGFVRLMIDEMKAADWDLDAAATSIQPGVVYWKPDHKCFAFESLVCRKMFDGFHLPNFGLQKEPLAEKKNQKMLFFGRFLELKSVEAKEYVFQKPSSAFAEFCRVKYLQLIHPQIKTSFLGNSSQRSQVKSGQFLDSIIFVSFAKMAKWIYLLHCLSFSFEPEGSIFQVGKGCRFSKVYMEIVADEVFLSPDSTAQQSYPGVAFTIVPGFKIGKIIIQSQVYLAHIQ, from the coding sequence ATGGATTATGTAAAGCCATCAGCTGTCACTCCTGCAAAGAGTAAATTGGCGCGCACTTTCGCAAAAGTTCTTCACCTTCGAACGGCGACTGGGTTGTGTCCAGATGACGGGGTTCAGAAAGTTAAGCTCCATGAGAAAttcaaggaagaaaaaaatgaaactaaGAATACAGATAGTCAGCCTCAGTCGTTTGATGAAAATGATGAGGAGTTTCAGAAGAGATTGGCCTTTGAAGCTCTTCTTGCCAGATTGTTTGCCAGCATTGCCTCTGTTAAAGCATCATATGCTCAGCTACAGTATGCACAGTGTCCTTATGATTCTGAAGGGATTCAAGCTGCTGATGAATTGGTAGTTTCTGAGTTGAAGAACCTGTCTGAACTGAAGCAATGTTATGTGAAAAAATTGTTTGATCCTTCACCTGAGAGTACAATTCTTTTGGCTGAAATTCAGGAGCAGAAGAGTGTTGCAAAAACGTACGAGATTATGGGGAAAAAGTTGGAATCCCAATCGAAACTCAAGGATTCTGAAATCACTTATCTCCAAGAGAAACTGGAAGAGTCTAACAGACATAACAGGTTGCTTGAGAAGAGActgaatcaaagtggacagctgtCTATGCTTGACAATCTTCATCAATCACGGTTAAGCCCTAGCCACTTTGTTACTGTTCTTCGCCACGCAACTAAGTCCATTCGTGGTTTTGTCCGACTGATGATTGATGAGATGAAAGCAGCTGATTGGGATCTTGATGCAGCAGCTACATCCATACAGCCAGGTGTGGTTTACTGGAAACCGGACCACAAATGTTTTGCATTTGAATCGTTGGTTTGCAGGAAAATGTTTGATGGTTTTCATCTGCCAAACTTTGGTCTTCAGAAGGAGCCTTTGGCTGAGAAAAAGAACCAGAAGATGCTTTTCTTTGGGAGATTCTTGGAATTGAAATCTGTGGAAGCAAAGGAATATGTTTTCCAGAAGCCTAGCTCAGCATTTGCAGAATTTTGTCGTGTCAAGTACTTGCAACTCATTCATCCCCAAATAAAGACatcatttttgggcaattcgaGTCAAAGAAGCCAAGTGAAGTCTGGTCAGTTCTTGGACTCCATAATCTTTGTCTCATTCGCTAAAATGGCAAAGTGGATTTATCTCCTACATTGCTTATCCTTCTCTTTCGAGCCTGAAGGATCAATCTTTCAAGTGGGCAAAGGGTGTCGATTCTCCAAAGTGTACATGGAAATTGTTGCTGATGAGGTATTCCTTTCACCGGATAGTACTGCACAACAATCCTACCCAGGTGTTGCTTTCACAATCGTTCCTGGATTCAAGATTGGTAAAATCATCATACAGTCACAGGTCTACCTAGCTCACATTCAGTAA
- the LOC119989789 gene encoding sucrose transport protein SUC3-like isoform X4, with protein MHFEIWKEAAIYSCRISNDLSGYIGYILGDTKEHCSKFKGTRTRAAFVFVIGFWMLDLANNTVQGPARALLADLSGPDQRNSANAVFCSWMAVGNILGFSAGASGNWHRWFPFLKSGACCEACGNLKAAFLLAVVFLALCTLVTIYFAEEVPLTVNQPNRLLDSAPLLGGPQENELSTLKPNGQVVANVNGNNSDDGNEQDINSKHINPKTEPNKNEGFNDGPGAVLVNFLTSLRHLPPAMHSVLIVMALTWLSWFPFFLFDTDWMGREVYHGDPKGDSYQEDLYNQGVREGAFGLLLNSVVLGISSFFIEPMCQRIGSRLVWAMSNFVVFACMAGTAIISLISVNDYSEKIEHVIEGNQAIKIASLVVFALLGFPLAITYSVPFSVTAELTADSGGGQGLAIGVLNLAIVVPQMIVSLGAGPWDALFGGGNIPAFVLASFSAFAAGVIATLKLPNLSSNSFKSSGFHFG; from the exons ATGCACTTCGAAATATGGAAGGAGGCGGCCATTTATTCTTGCAGGATCTCTAATGATCTCAGTGGCT ACATTGGATACATATTAGGGGATACAAAAGAGCATTGCAG CAAATTCAAAGGTACCCGAACAAGGGCTGCATTTGTATttgttattgggttttggatgcttgatcttgCAAACAATACAGTGCAG GGACCAGCTCGTGCTCTTCTGGCTGATCTTTCAG GCCCAGATCAACGGAATTCTGCAAATGCTGTTTTTTGCTCATGGATGGCTGTTGGAAACATCCTTGGATTTTCTGCTGGTGCCAGTGGAAATTGGCACAG ATGGTTTCCTTTCCTGAAGAGCGGAGCTTGCTGTGAAGCTTGCGGAAATCTAAAAGCAGCCTTTCTTCTTGCTGTG GTATTCCTTGCACTCTGCACACTTGTGACTATATATTTCGCTGAGGAGGTTCCGCTAACTGTAAATCAGCCTAATCGTCTATTGGATTCTGCTCCTTTATTGGGTGGTCCACAAGAAAATGAACTCTCAACATTAAAGCCCAACGGCCAAGTCGTTGCCAATGTGAATGGAAACAATAGTGATGATGGCAATGAACAGGATATTAATTCAAAGCACATAAATCCAAAAACTGAGCCCAACAAAAATGAAGGTTTCAACGACGGTCCTGGAGCCGTATTGGTAAATTTTTTGACCAGTTTAAGGCACTTACCACCTGCAATGCACTCGGTGCTCATCGTTATGGCTCTTACTTGG TTGTCCTGGTTCCCCTTCTTTCTATTTGATACTGATTGGATGGGACGAGAAGTTTATCATGGGGATCCAAAGGGGGATAGCTATCAAGAAGATTTGTACAATCAGGGAGTTAGAGAAGGTGCATTTGGTTTGCTGTTGAATTCA GTTGTTCTTGGCATTAGCTCTTTTTTCATTGAGCCCATGTGTCAACGGATTGGTTCAAGACTCGTATGGGCGATGAGCAATTTTGTAGTTTTTGCTTGTATGGCAGGAACCGCAATCATTAGTTTGATTTCTGTGAATGATTATTCTGAGAAGATTGAACATGTAATTGAAGGGAATCAAGCAATCAAGATTGCTTCCTTGGTTGTTTTCGCTCTTCTCGGTTTTCCTCTTGCT ATTACTTATAGTGTCCCCTTTTCTGTCACAGCAGAATTGACTGCTGACTCAGGCGGTGGCCAAG GATTGGCTATTGGTGTTCTGAATCTTGCGATTGTTGTTCCTCAG ATGATTGTGTCCCTTGGTGCGGGTCCATGGGATGCTTTATTTGGTGGAGGAAATATACCGGCCTTTGTTTTGGCTTCCTTCAGTGCATTTGCAGCTGGTGTTATTGCAACCCTCAAGCTGCCCAATCTGTCGAGCAATTCTTTCAAGTCATCTGGTTTTCATTTTGGCTGA
- the LOC119989789 gene encoding sucrose transport protein SUC3-like isoform X1, with product MAGKSDSFSIRVPYRNLKEDVEVEMVGVDEPAHRVELKSASSSPTSSSYRVGGDASDSSSPIPIRSKPCGMMTLILSCMIAAGVQFGWALQLSLLTPYIQTLGIGHAFSSFIWLCGPITGLVVQPCVGIWSDKCTSKYGRRRPFILAGSLMISVAVIIIGFSADIGYILGDTKEHCSKFKGTRTRAAFVFVIGFWMLDLANNTVQGPARALLADLSGPDQRNSANAVFCSWMAVGNILGFSAGASGNWHRWFPFLKSGACCEACGNLKAAFLLAVVFLALCTLVTIYFAEEVPLTVNQPNRLLDSAPLLGGPQENELSTLKPNGQVVANVNGNNSDDGNEQDINSKHINPKTEPNKNEGFNDGPGAVLVNFLTSLRHLPPAMHSVLIVMALTWLSWFPFFLFDTDWMGREVYHGDPKGDSYQEDLYNQGVREGAFGLLLNSVVLGISSFFIEPMCQRIGSRLVWAMSNFVVFACMAGTAIISLISVNDYSEKIEHVIEGNQAIKIASLVVFALLGFPLAVCIILFGSNNLNTFASAFKIHSHVFFVLQITYSVPFSVTAELTADSGGGQGLAIGVLNLAIVVPQMIVSLGAGPWDALFGGGNIPAFVLASFSAFAAGVIATLKLPNLSSNSFKSSGFHFG from the exons ATGGCGGGTAAGAGTGACTCCTTCTCGATCCGGGTGCCGTACAGGAACTTGAAGGAAGATGTGGAGGTGGAAATGGTTGGTGTCGACGAGCCTGCCCATCGGGTTGAGCTTAAATCTGCTTCTTCTTCACCGACTTCGTCGAGTTACAGGGTTGGAGGTGACGCGTCTGACTCCTCTTCGCCAATTCCAATCAGATCGAAGCCATGTGGTATGATGACTCTCATTCTAAGTTGTATGATAGCCGCCGGGGTTCAATTCGGTTGGGCCTTGCAGTTATCTCTTCTAACTCCTTACATTCAG ACACTTGGGATAGGGCATGCgttttcttcatttatttggCTTTGTGGTCCTATTACAGGCCTTGTG GTCCAACCATGTGTTGGTATCTGGAGTGACAAATGCACTTCGAAATATGGAAGGAGGCGGCCATTTATTCTTGCAGGATCTCTAATGATCTCAGTGGCT GTGATAATTATCGGATTTTCTGCAGACATTGGATACATATTAGGGGATACAAAAGAGCATTGCAG CAAATTCAAAGGTACCCGAACAAGGGCTGCATTTGTATttgttattgggttttggatgcttgatcttgCAAACAATACAGTGCAG GGACCAGCTCGTGCTCTTCTGGCTGATCTTTCAG GCCCAGATCAACGGAATTCTGCAAATGCTGTTTTTTGCTCATGGATGGCTGTTGGAAACATCCTTGGATTTTCTGCTGGTGCCAGTGGAAATTGGCACAG ATGGTTTCCTTTCCTGAAGAGCGGAGCTTGCTGTGAAGCTTGCGGAAATCTAAAAGCAGCCTTTCTTCTTGCTGTG GTATTCCTTGCACTCTGCACACTTGTGACTATATATTTCGCTGAGGAGGTTCCGCTAACTGTAAATCAGCCTAATCGTCTATTGGATTCTGCTCCTTTATTGGGTGGTCCACAAGAAAATGAACTCTCAACATTAAAGCCCAACGGCCAAGTCGTTGCCAATGTGAATGGAAACAATAGTGATGATGGCAATGAACAGGATATTAATTCAAAGCACATAAATCCAAAAACTGAGCCCAACAAAAATGAAGGTTTCAACGACGGTCCTGGAGCCGTATTGGTAAATTTTTTGACCAGTTTAAGGCACTTACCACCTGCAATGCACTCGGTGCTCATCGTTATGGCTCTTACTTGG TTGTCCTGGTTCCCCTTCTTTCTATTTGATACTGATTGGATGGGACGAGAAGTTTATCATGGGGATCCAAAGGGGGATAGCTATCAAGAAGATTTGTACAATCAGGGAGTTAGAGAAGGTGCATTTGGTTTGCTGTTGAATTCA GTTGTTCTTGGCATTAGCTCTTTTTTCATTGAGCCCATGTGTCAACGGATTGGTTCAAGACTCGTATGGGCGATGAGCAATTTTGTAGTTTTTGCTTGTATGGCAGGAACCGCAATCATTAGTTTGATTTCTGTGAATGATTATTCTGAGAAGATTGAACATGTAATTGAAGGGAATCAAGCAATCAAGATTGCTTCCTTGGTTGTTTTCGCTCTTCTCGGTTTTCCTCTTGCTGTATGTATCATACTTTTTGGTTCTAATAATCTGAATACATTTGCTTCCGCCTTCAAGATACACAGTCATGTATTTTTTGTCTTGCAGATTACTTATAGTGTCCCCTTTTCTGTCACAGCAGAATTGACTGCTGACTCAGGCGGTGGCCAAG GATTGGCTATTGGTGTTCTGAATCTTGCGATTGTTGTTCCTCAG ATGATTGTGTCCCTTGGTGCGGGTCCATGGGATGCTTTATTTGGTGGAGGAAATATACCGGCCTTTGTTTTGGCTTCCTTCAGTGCATTTGCAGCTGGTGTTATTGCAACCCTCAAGCTGCCCAATCTGTCGAGCAATTCTTTCAAGTCATCTGGTTTTCATTTTGGCTGA
- the LOC119989789 gene encoding sucrose transport protein SUC3-like isoform X3: protein MAGKSDSFSIRVPYRNLKEDVEVEMVGVDEPAHRVELKSASSSPTSSSYRVGGDASDSSSPIPIRSKPCGMMTLILSCMIAAGVQFGWALQLSLLTPYIQVQPCVGIWSDKCTSKYGRRRPFILAGSLMISVAVIIIGFSADIGYILGDTKEHCSKFKGTRTRAAFVFVIGFWMLDLANNTVQGPARALLADLSGPDQRNSANAVFCSWMAVGNILGFSAGASGNWHRWFPFLKSGACCEACGNLKAAFLLAVVFLALCTLVTIYFAEEVPLTVNQPNRLLDSAPLLGGPQENELSTLKPNGQVVANVNGNNSDDGNEQDINSKHINPKTEPNKNEGFNDGPGAVLVNFLTSLRHLPPAMHSVLIVMALTWLSWFPFFLFDTDWMGREVYHGDPKGDSYQEDLYNQGVREGAFGLLLNSVVLGISSFFIEPMCQRIGSRLVWAMSNFVVFACMAGTAIISLISVNDYSEKIEHVIEGNQAIKIASLVVFALLGFPLAITYSVPFSVTAELTADSGGGQGLAIGVLNLAIVVPQMIVSLGAGPWDALFGGGNIPAFVLASFSAFAAGVIATLKLPNLSSNSFKSSGFHFG, encoded by the exons ATGGCGGGTAAGAGTGACTCCTTCTCGATCCGGGTGCCGTACAGGAACTTGAAGGAAGATGTGGAGGTGGAAATGGTTGGTGTCGACGAGCCTGCCCATCGGGTTGAGCTTAAATCTGCTTCTTCTTCACCGACTTCGTCGAGTTACAGGGTTGGAGGTGACGCGTCTGACTCCTCTTCGCCAATTCCAATCAGATCGAAGCCATGTGGTATGATGACTCTCATTCTAAGTTGTATGATAGCCGCCGGGGTTCAATTCGGTTGGGCCTTGCAGTTATCTCTTCTAACTCCTTACATTCAG GTCCAACCATGTGTTGGTATCTGGAGTGACAAATGCACTTCGAAATATGGAAGGAGGCGGCCATTTATTCTTGCAGGATCTCTAATGATCTCAGTGGCT GTGATAATTATCGGATTTTCTGCAGACATTGGATACATATTAGGGGATACAAAAGAGCATTGCAG CAAATTCAAAGGTACCCGAACAAGGGCTGCATTTGTATttgttattgggttttggatgcttgatcttgCAAACAATACAGTGCAG GGACCAGCTCGTGCTCTTCTGGCTGATCTTTCAG GCCCAGATCAACGGAATTCTGCAAATGCTGTTTTTTGCTCATGGATGGCTGTTGGAAACATCCTTGGATTTTCTGCTGGTGCCAGTGGAAATTGGCACAG ATGGTTTCCTTTCCTGAAGAGCGGAGCTTGCTGTGAAGCTTGCGGAAATCTAAAAGCAGCCTTTCTTCTTGCTGTG GTATTCCTTGCACTCTGCACACTTGTGACTATATATTTCGCTGAGGAGGTTCCGCTAACTGTAAATCAGCCTAATCGTCTATTGGATTCTGCTCCTTTATTGGGTGGTCCACAAGAAAATGAACTCTCAACATTAAAGCCCAACGGCCAAGTCGTTGCCAATGTGAATGGAAACAATAGTGATGATGGCAATGAACAGGATATTAATTCAAAGCACATAAATCCAAAAACTGAGCCCAACAAAAATGAAGGTTTCAACGACGGTCCTGGAGCCGTATTGGTAAATTTTTTGACCAGTTTAAGGCACTTACCACCTGCAATGCACTCGGTGCTCATCGTTATGGCTCTTACTTGG TTGTCCTGGTTCCCCTTCTTTCTATTTGATACTGATTGGATGGGACGAGAAGTTTATCATGGGGATCCAAAGGGGGATAGCTATCAAGAAGATTTGTACAATCAGGGAGTTAGAGAAGGTGCATTTGGTTTGCTGTTGAATTCA GTTGTTCTTGGCATTAGCTCTTTTTTCATTGAGCCCATGTGTCAACGGATTGGTTCAAGACTCGTATGGGCGATGAGCAATTTTGTAGTTTTTGCTTGTATGGCAGGAACCGCAATCATTAGTTTGATTTCTGTGAATGATTATTCTGAGAAGATTGAACATGTAATTGAAGGGAATCAAGCAATCAAGATTGCTTCCTTGGTTGTTTTCGCTCTTCTCGGTTTTCCTCTTGCT ATTACTTATAGTGTCCCCTTTTCTGTCACAGCAGAATTGACTGCTGACTCAGGCGGTGGCCAAG GATTGGCTATTGGTGTTCTGAATCTTGCGATTGTTGTTCCTCAG ATGATTGTGTCCCTTGGTGCGGGTCCATGGGATGCTTTATTTGGTGGAGGAAATATACCGGCCTTTGTTTTGGCTTCCTTCAGTGCATTTGCAGCTGGTGTTATTGCAACCCTCAAGCTGCCCAATCTGTCGAGCAATTCTTTCAAGTCATCTGGTTTTCATTTTGGCTGA
- the LOC119989241 gene encoding uncharacterized protein LOC119989241 encodes MPLFRALFLKLQNPLYISHKPFSIITRTLPSSTQSKPEAISEDNKKPLGLLFKEAVGLCEKVESSDSESENSSEFKRNLEDLERELRDLRAKNENGERAQRKRPKSLATLFGPAPREEALKAERQDKPVIVKEHSPDMESSDSKSENSSDFKRNLRGKKDNGERVQNKERPKSLATFFRPMPGEEALKAKRQDKPVIVKELSPDMEMFVRHLYKEGYFKDANFFPGSKLDFQCLENPYARDFIKFAAERFGKDNQEIAKWLSGSNLRKVVLFGCPSTTRKTIFSAKILRKFFEIPENTVCDKCVLKSSCKFVNQSVWRGDTKTLNLAVVMRVITLYALDSVSPELAVPHEMRDAVSQLLKEVVKLSQTIAQ; translated from the exons ATGCCTCTCTTCAGGGCACTGTTTCTCAAACTACAAAACCCTCTCTATATTTCCCATAAGCCCTTCTCAATCATTACCAGAACCCTCCCCTCATCTACCCAGTCGAAGCCCGAAGCGATAAGCGAAGACAACAAGAAACCCCTCGGTCTATTGTTCAAAGAGGCGGTAGGGTTATGCGAAAAAGTGGAAAGCAGTGACAGCGAAAGCGAGAACAGTAGTGAGTTCAAGAGGAATTTGGAGGATTTGGAGAGGGAACTGAGGGATTTGAGAGCGAAAAATGAGAATGGAGAGAGAGCGCAGAGGAAGAGACCAAAGAGCTTGGCTACTTTGTTTGGACCTGCGCCGAGAGAAGAGGCACTGAAAGCAGAGAGGCAGGATAAGCCCGTGATTGTTAAGGAGCATTCGCCGGATATGGAAAGCAGTGACAGCAAAAGCGAGAACAGTAGTGATTTCAAGAGGAATTTGAGAGGGAAAAAGGATAATGGAGAGAGAGTGCAGAACAAGGAGAGACCAAAGAGCTTGGCTACTTTTTTTCGACCTATGCCGGGAGAAGAGGCACTGAAAGCAAAGAGGCAGGATAAGCCCGTGATTGTTAAGGAGCTTTCCCCGGATATGGAAATGTTCGTGAGACATTTGTATAAAGAAGGGTATTTCAAAGATGCCAACTTTTTTCCTGGGAGTAAGTTGGATTTTCAGTGCTTGGAGAATCCCTATGCCCGGGATTTTATCAAGTTTGCTGCGGAAAGGTTTGGCAAAGACAACCAAGAAATTGCAAA ATGGTTGTCTGGCAGTAACTTGAGGAAAGTGGTCCTCTTTGGTTGTCCTTCAACTACAAGAAAGACTATATTTTCGGCAAAAATATTGCGAAAGTTTTTTGAGATACCTGAAAACACT GTATGCGATAAATGTGTCCTAAAATCTTCCTGCAAGTTTGTGAATCAGAGTGTGTGGAGAGGTGACACCAAGACTTTGAATTTGGCTGTTGTCATGAGGGTTATCACTCTATATGCACTAGATTCAGTGTCCCCAGAATTAGCAGTACCCCATGAGATGAGAGACGCTGTTAGCCAATTGCTGAAGGAGGTTGTTAAGCTAAGTCAGACTATTGCACAATAA